A single Scleropages formosus chromosome 4, fSclFor1.1, whole genome shotgun sequence DNA region contains:
- the urb2 gene encoding unhealthy ribosome biogenesis protein 2 homolog isoform X2 encodes MSSEGGSSGVKGHSFSLASASTCFVNVLFDWTSHALTCYYGKKAELPLSVVEGLWAYLDDILHSKKLQKALSQGKALSLRLALAQVISERVLECVSGSCPVSQSTVLSICQGILSSPALATTYTTKYELLVELVSRLCALACSKLGPQSAWEPLTAQVFEVLLQAVGSYLAVQRQQANPNRVFSQVAAHLLQPLLLLRHLLATRAWLPEDDGHVRHHLSREVRNKVDAVLQSALFTADHLPSYKEELLPEKEVSSTKKGPTAKGLLSPASTILKKLCESGFCDPSLQFAVRSNSLPLLFKFALDAFSKGGDDNTVCFLLLTRFIAALDITEALTLKDTFDSGNWSLALLTLENLLNLSLTADIYNVAADRIHHGEAQFNFYRKVAQLLLSNAQTAIPAWYRCLKTLLAMNHMIIEPDLDDLVCCSWIDSDCEDLRVNKAREVLISSVFQTYEKLRQLPRLLQEAVEVICRPAIDKFRPPVLTAALQKSLGQCILNSPHSQSLEMCTLILGRMQRFLLPHLQEDEDMALKLFSLTVLLHSILFSVKSLDDGTPVPILKRAQNIMEEMLKVIRSLLGHLDAHTPGSLWFDKALEATLLLSYTWVEVDTLFKIHCSKYVSLGTEDSGSPRLTERRICLLPCVAVKEWEKVALKSKECSSANQLLRELLALQRMKQILLRTDVLLDENVQEVLGKVARFIVRTGASSLTQPFGALWDGQIGTVDDSNYPVAHWFHVTSNLPLVAPYLSQEDLSCLAGFLLNSLLQGEIRDASNQENCLSVTLISKHLLDSSLLVELAPLYSLVVKSFLQRIVGILRSSAGHRCCKALATFEEAVSAEAEEEMEASVEESSEASPSLRRLLSVSRETLSLVRTGAAISLSRTQTEHLLHLLKVSRTLKPDGMSSEDHSAYVLLLFFIASTFQRDSSTEPAEAVRLLKEVYSLMTFLQTGKNVGSVLKVLHGNELLEAAITSLFSHCSMSVLETVDSTAWLAFLQVVQDFLRCLIQTIINRKKSVRLNLEKFTTFMVENEQVAAALSASCSKLGVEKLKPLQLALAAFCTLSRVMTSSLGESEKMDETLAPLLEKCVISMGPAVQSSLKGEACRLLGQSFTVEIVTGMLEAELAWTSCLASSGEGAPTKSRLCHMSLYKTFSQQILRELSSSSRPMDFISSSLHFLSAYHSALESIQDPGQKDLFHLVVQNLRKLLSAPWLSVSDMQKLEPTVGQLLAQLVTRSPLEQFQHLLAAVGEDLGAQVSGGRHTEVLSAVTLSKLLASCPLPETHSKAFWLVAPQITSAIVSAVKECGKDRSLTESLTVPALQALAALLRWGEGVLQNPHHVTLAFGALPFVQLEHPSPAGYHSVFEAVHETLFAVVQCHPQVTLSAAPSFLNCFYRLVVSIMHEGRQRGDTEKGSEEETDALLKCARLVERMYSHIASVAEGFTVLSSFVVAQYVCELQKVTLQPEIKSHLTEGVYRILDLCSEQDIRFLNTALQPGVREVFGELYDGYTHYHKTQRQGEEKYTV; translated from the exons GTGCTGTTTGACTGGACAAGCCACGCTCTGACCTGTTACTACGGTAAGAAGGCCGAGTTGCCCCTGTCAGTCGTGGAAGGCTTGTGGGcctacctggatgacatcctgCACAGCAAGAAGCTGCAGAAGGCGCTGAGCCAGGGAAAGGCTCTCAGTCTGCGGCTCGCGCTCGCACAG GTGATCAGCGAGAGGGTCCTGGAGTGCGTGTCCGGCTCATGCCCTGTTAGCCAGTCCACCGTGCTCAGCATCTGTCAGGGCATACTGTCTTCTCCTGCGCTCGCCACCACCTACACCACCAAATACGAGCTCCTGGTGGAGCTGGTGTCCCGACTCTGTGCCTTGGCGTGTTCCAAGCTCGGCCCGCAGTCAGCCTGGGAGCCCTTAACCGCACAGGTCTTTGAGGTGCTCCTCCAGGCTGTCGGCAGCTATCTGGCGGTCCAGCGGCAGCAGGCTAACCCCAACCGTGTGTTCTCCCAGGTTGCAGCTCACCTCCTTCAGCCTCTTCTCTTATTGCGCCACCTGTTGGCCACCCGGGCGTGGTTGCCGGAGGACGACGGACACGTCAGGCACCATCTGAGTAGGGAGGTTCGCAACAAGGTAGACGCAGTGTTGCAGTCTGCCCTTTTCACAGCTGACCATCTGCCCTCCTATAAGGAGGAGCTCCTGCCGGAAAAGGAAGTTTCCAGCACCAAAAAGGGTCCAACAGCTAAGGGTTTACTCTCTCCTGCTAGTACCATACTAAAGAAACTCTGTGAGTCTGGGTTCTGTGATCCCTCACTGCAGTTTGCAGTGCGGTCGAATTCCCTCCCGTTGCTCTTCAAATTCGCCCTGGATGCCTTCTCCAAAGGCGGCGATGATAACACGGTCTGCTTTCTGCTGCTGACGAGGTTCATCGCCGCCTTGGACATCACCGAAGCGCTGACTCTCAAGGATACATTTGACTCAGGCAACTGGAGCCTGGCGCTGCTCACTTTGGAGAACCTCCTGAACTTGAGCCTCACTGCGGACATTTACAATGTGGCAGCAGACAGAATCCATCATGGGGAGGCACAGTTTAATTTCTACAGGAAAGTGGCTCAGCTGTTGCTGAGCAATGCACAAACTGCCATTCCAGCATGGTATCGGTGCCTCAAGACCCTTCTTGCAATGAACCACATGATCATCGAGCCGGACCTGGACGATTTGGTGTGCTGCAGCTGGATTGATTCCGACTGCGAGGACCTGCGCGTGAACAAAGCCAGGGAAGTGCTCATCTCCTCGGTCTTTCAGACGTATGAAAAATTGCGTCAGCTCCCCAGGTTACTGCAGGAGGCCGTGGAGGTCATCTGCCGGCCTGCAATAGATAAATTTCGACCGCCAGTCCTAACGGCCGCCCTTCAGAAGAGTCTCGGCCAGTGCATCCTGAACAGCCCCCACAGTCAAAGCCTGGAAATGTGCACTCTCATTTTGGGGAGGATGCAGAGATTTCTGCTCCCACATCTACAGGAAGATGAGGACATGGCCCTGAAGCTTTTCTCGCTGACCGTACTCCTTCACTCGATACTCTTCAGCGTGAAGAGTCTGGACGACGGCACGCCTGTACCCATacttaaacgtgctcagaacatCATGGAGGAGATGCTGAAGGTCATCAGATCCTTACTGGGACACCTGGACGCTCACACTCCTGGTTCTCTGTGGTTCGATAAGGCCCTCGAGGCAACCCTGCTGCTTAGCTACACGTGGGTGGAGGTGGACACCCTCTTCAAGATCCACTGCAGCAAGTACGTGTCCCTGGGCACAGAGGACAGCGGTAGCCCCCGCCTTACAGAGCGGCGCATCTGTCTCCTCCCTTGTGTAGCTGTGAAGGAATGGGAAAAAGTTGCCCTCAAGTCCAAGGAGTGCAGCTCTGCCAACCAGCTCCTGCGGGAACTGCTGGCTCTGCAGAGGATGAAGCAGATCCTCCTCAGGACAGACGTCCTCTTAGATGAGAACGTCCAGGAAGTTCTTGGCAAAGTGGCTCGGTTCATTGTTCGGACCGGGGCGAGCAGTCTGACGCAGCCCTTCGGTGCACTGTGGGACGGTCAGATTGGCACTGTGGATGACAGTAACTATCCAGTGGCACACTGGTTTCACGTGACCTCAAATCTGCCACTAGTGGCTCCCTACCTTTCTCAGGAGGACCTTTCTTGCCTAGCAGGGTTTCTTTTGAACTCTCTGCTTCAGGGAGAAATCCGAGATGCTTCTAACCAggagaactgtctctctgttaCCCTCATTTCAAAGCATCTTCTTGACAGTTCGCTTCTCGTGGAGTTAGCTCCGCTGTATTCCCTTGTGGTCAAGAGTTTCTTGCAAAGGATTGTGGGAATCCTCCGCTCATCAGCAGGCCATAGGTGTTGTAAGGCACTTGCGACATTCGAGGAAGCCGTTTCTGCTGAAGCTGAGGAAGAGATGGAAGCATCGGTCGAAGAGTCCAGTGAAGCTTCTCCATCTTTGAGGAGACTGTTGTCCGTATCCCGGGAGACGTTGAGTTTGGTGAGGACTGGTGCTGCTATAAGTTTGTCACGGACTCAAACTGAACATCTTCTTCATTTATTGAAAGTCAGTAGAACCTTGAAGCCAGATGGCATGTCCTCCGAGGATCACTCTGCCTATGTTTTACTCTTGTTTTTCATAGCCTCCACTTTCCAGCGTGACTCTAGTACTGAACCTGCCGAAGCTGTTAGACTGTTGAAGGAAGTCTATAGTCTTATGACATTTTTGCAGACGGGGAAAAATGTGGGTTCTGTCCTGAAGGTGTTGCATGGAAACGAGCTGTTAGAAGCTGCCATCACCTCCCTGTTTTCCCATTGCAGTATGAGTGTCTTAGAAACAGTGGACAGCACTGCTTGGCTGGCCTTTCTCCAGGTAGTCCAGGACTTCCTTAGGTGCCTTATTCAGACGatcataaacagaaaaaagagtGTCAGGCTCAATTTGGAGAAATTCACCACCTTCATGGTGGAAAACGAGCAGGTGGCCGCCGCCTTGTCCGCCTCTTGTAGCAAGCTGGGGGTTGAGAAGCTGAAGCCTCTCCAGTTGGCACTGGCTGCATTCTGCACCTTGAGCCGAGTGATGACCTCCAGCTTGGGTGAAAGTGAGAAAATGGACGAGACGCTGGCTCCTCTGTTGGAGAAGTGCGTGATCTCCATGGGCCCGGCTGTCCAGAGCAGCCTGAAGGGCGAGGCCTGCAGGCTGCTGGGTCAGTCGTTCACTGTGGAGATTGTAACGGGGATGCTAGAGGCTGAGCTTGCCTGGACCTCATGCCTGGCTTCCTCAGGTGAAGGGGCACCAACCAAGAGCAGACTCTGTCACATGAGCCTCTACAAGACTTTCTCCCAGCAGATTTTGAGGGAGCTCAGTTCCTCTTCCCGCCCAATGGACTTCATCTCCTCCTCCCTGCACTTCCTTTCAGCCTACCACTCTGCTTTAGAAAGCATTCAGGACCCCGGACAGAAGGATCTCTTCCATCTTGTGGTGCAGAACCTGAGAAAGCTTCTGTCAG CTCCTTGGTTGTCCGTGTCAGACATGCAGAAGCTGGAGCCCACAGTGGGGCAGTTACTGGCCCAGCTGGTGACCAGGAGCCCCTTGGAGCAGTTCCAACACCTTCTGGCAGCAGTGGGTGAAGACCTGGGTGCTCAGGTGTCAGGTGGTCGGCACACG GAAGTGCTATCGGCTGTGACGTTGTCTAAGCTGCTCGCCAGCTGCCCTCTTCCAGAAACCCATTCCAAGGCCTTCTGGCTCGTAGCACCTCAGATAACGTCTGCCATAGTT TCTGCAGTGAAGGAGTGCGGTAAGGATAGGTCCCTGACGGAGTCCCTCACAGTGCCAGCTCTCCAAGCCCTTGCAGCCCTTCTtcgctggggggagggggtgctgcAGAACCCCCACCATGTGACCCTGGCCTTCGGGGCCCTGCCCTTCGTGCAGCTGGAGCACCCATCCCCAGCGGGGTACCACTCGGTCTTCGAGGCCGTCCACGAGACTCTGTTCGCTGTGGTCCAGTGCCACCCCCAG GTGACTCTGTCGGCTGCCCCTTCCTTCCTGAACTGCTTTTATCGCTTGGTCGTGTCCATCATGCATGAGGGTCGGCAGAGGGGGGACACAGAGAAAG